The DNA window GGTGTCGACCCAGGACTCCGAGCCGGCCATCATCAGCTTGTCTTTCTTCAACGACAGCAGGAAGTCCAGCGAGTCGACGTACGCGTCGTCGTGATACGCGAACTCACCGTTCTTGAACAGCATGCCGGTGTTGCCCTCGAACCCGGCCGCCTGCGCGAGGTAGTTCAGCTGGTCCGCGGTGCGTTCGGTCATGCCGATGTTCCAGGTCCACGGCGCAGCACCGCCGCCCTTCGACTGCACCGCACGCGCGGCGGCGCGGAAGGTGTCGTACGTCGTCGGCGGAGCGGACGGGTCGAGGCCTGCCTGCTCGGCGACCTTGGTGTTGAACCAGGTGACGTTCGTGTAGACGTGGTAGTCGAAGATCGGGAACGAGTAGACCTTCCCGTCGAAGATGTGGATGCCGTCGAGCAGCACGTCCTTCAGGTTGGCCACCGCCTCGCTGCTGAGCTCGAGCGGCGCCATCCACCCCTCGTTGATCAGCTGCGGCGCGGGAACCTGCAAGCCCGCATTGGAATGCACGTCCGGCAGCTGGTTGCTCTGCTTGGCGAGCTGGAGCGCCTGACCGAGCTTCTCCGGGTTGTTGAACGTGTAGTCGACGGGCATGCCGCCCGGCGCCTTCGCGAACTTCTCGAAGATCCGCTTCTTGGCCGGTTGCAGCTGCAGCTGGTGGTCCCACCAGGTCAGCGCGCTCGCGCCGCCCGTACCCGAGCCCGATCCCGAGTCGCCACCGCAGGCGGCGGCACCGAGAGCGAGCGCACCGGCGGCGCCGGCGGCCTGGAGGAAGCGACGACGGCTGAACGTGTTCATGCCTCACCTCGGCGTGTGTGTAGGTCTGTTGCGTGATCGGTCACCAGAACGCCTCCCTCGGCGCGGAGCGGTCCTCGGTGCCCACGAGAACGTCGAGCAGTCGCTCGTAGAGCGCGATCCGCACGGCCGCGTGGGCGGGATCGCTCCAGAGGTTGGTGAGCTCGTCGGGATCGACGGCGAGGTCGTACAGCTCACCGGTGCGATCCCGTTGGGTCGCCGGAACACCGTGGTGCACGACGAGCTTCCAGTGGTCGTGCCGCAGCATCGTCGTGTGGACGGGCGGATCGTACGGATGCCCGCTGTCGCGGTACTCGCACAACGACCAGTCGCGCTCCCACTCCGACGTCCCGGTCAGCATCGCGAGCAGGCTCGCGCCCTGATGAGCTGGCGACGGCGGCAAACCAGCGGCCTCGAGCATCGTCGGAGCGAGGTCGATCCACTGCACGAGCTCGCGTTTGCGCTGCCCTGCTGGAACGACCGCCGGCCAGCGGACCAGCAACGGGACCCGCACCGCGAACTCGTACATCATCGGGCCCTTGAGCATGAGCTGGTGGTCGCCGAGCATCTCGCCGTGGTCGCTGGTGAAGACGACGATCGTGTCGTCGGCCAGCCCTTCCTCGTCGAGGGCGGCGAGGATGCGGCCGACCTCGTCGTCGACGAGGCTTACCATCGCGTAGTACGCCGCCCTGGTCTCCGCGAGCTCGGTAGCGGTGTACTCCGCGTAGCCTTTCGCGTGCCCCGCATAGGACTTCCGCGACGCGTCGGTGTAGATCGGCGGCTTGCTCGCCAGCTCGTCCGGGGTCGTCCGCGGCGGCGCCAGGCTCGAGGCGTCGTACCGGTCGAGGTACTCCTTCGGGGCGCCGAAGCCGTGGTGCGGGTCGAAGAAGTTCGCGATGAAGCAGAACGGCTTGTCCCGTTCGCGACTCGCCCGCAGGTAGTCGATCGTCTCCTCGCCGATCCAGTGGCTGTAGTGCCCTTCGGTCGGCATCGAGTCGAACGTGACGTCGGACTCCGGATCGAGCGCCGCCTCGTACAGCGCGGGACGGCTCGCTTTCAGCCAACGGTGGTAGGCGTTCTCCGACGATCCCGGGTACGGGTCGTGCGCCCAGCGGAACACCCGGAACCCGTCGTCCAGCCGCGGCTCGGTCCGGCCGCCGAAGCAGGCGGCGAGATGGAGCTTGCCGACCAACCCGCAGTCGTACCCTGCGTCGGCCAGGTCGCGCGTGAACAGCCGCTCGTGCCGCGGCAGCGCGACGCCGTTCGCCCACAGCCCATGGGAGTGTACGTACCGGCCGGTCATCAGGCTGGCCCGCGACGGACCGCAGACCGGGCTCTGCACGTAGCAGTTCTCGAAGAGCGTGCCCTCCGAGGCGAGCCGGTCCAGGTGCGGCGTGTCGATCTCGGGGTTGCCGTACGCCGCGAGCGCGTTGAACCGTTGCTGGTCGGTGCAGATCAGCAGGATGTTCGGCCGGTCGGTCATTGCTTGATCGCTCCTGCCAGTCCTTTGACGAAATGCCGTTGCAGTACGACGAAGAGGATCACGACCGGCAGCAGCGAGAGCGTCGCGGCCGCGGCCATGCCGGACCAGTCGGTGGTGTTCTCGCCGACGAACGCCTGCATGCCGACGCTCAACGTGCGCAGGTCCGGCCGCGAGAATGTGAACACCAGCGGGAGAAAGAACGCGTTCCACGTCGACAGGAACGTGAGCAACGTCGCGGTCGCCGTCACCGGCATCGCGAGCGGCAGCATGATCCGGAAGAAGATCGTGAAGAAGCCGGCGCCGTCGACGACCGCCGACTCCTCGAGCTCCTTGGGGATCTGCCGGAAGTAGCCCCAGTACAACAGGATCATCGCGACGTGCCCGCCACCTGTCAGCGCGAGGATCACACCGGTCAACGAGTTGAGCAGACCCAGCTGCTGCGAGATCTCGACGACGGGGATGATCGTGTAGCCGGTCGGAACGAACAGCGTGGCAACGAGAACGACGACGACCACCTTGCGGCCGGCGAAGTCGTAGCGGCCGATCGCGTATCCGGCCATCGCGCACCGGATCACCACCAGCGCGACCGTCACCACAGTGACGACGACGGTGTTCCACATGTAGCGGCTGAAGTCGGCGTCCACCCAGGCTCGGGTGTAGTTCTCCCACAACAGCGTGTCGGGCAGCAGGTTCAAGCCCGAGCCGAAGATCTCCAGCGGGTCCTTGAGCGACGCCGACACCATCCACAGGAACGGGTAGATCCACAGCAGCACGCCGCCGAGCAGCACCAGCGTGACGATCCACCAGGGCAGCCGGCGGAGGAGCCAGGAGCCGGACCGGCGGTTGCGCCGGGGCCGCGCTTGCTCGGTCGTCGGTCGCGGCGCGGTCGTGGTGGCGGTCACCGTTCGACCCTCGCCCTCTGCACGGCGCGGACGCCGAGCAGCTGCAGCAGCCCGACGACGCAGACGAACATGCCGAACAGCACGGCGGCCGCGGACGCGTACCCCAGTTGCGGAATCGTCGCCGTGAACGCCCACCGGTAGATGTAGATCTCCATGACCTCGGTGGAGTAGAACGGCCCACCGCCGGTCATCGTCTGCATCAGGTCGAAGATCTTCAGAGCCGACTCGATCGACAGCAGCGCGATGATGACCGCGAAAGGCTTCAGCAGCGGCAACGTGATCCGCCGGAGCAGCTGCCACGCGCCGGCCCCGTCGATCCGCGCGGCCTCGTAGACCTCCTCGGGAACGGTCTGCAACGCGGCCAGCCAGTAGATCATCGTGATGCCGAACCATTTCCACACGTACACACCGGCGACCGTCCAGAGCGCGGCCGACGAGTCACCGAGGAAGTTCACGCCCTGGTCGAGCAGCCCGATCTTCACCAGCAGCTGGTTGATCGGCCCGCTCGCGGGGTCGAAGACGAACTGCATGACGACGCCGACGATCGCGGTCGTCGTGACGACGGGGAGGAAGAACGCGGTGCGGAAGAACGTCGCGAACGGGAGCTTCGGCGAGTTCAGCAGGATCGCCAGCAGCAGCGTCAGAACGACCTTCGCCGGAACGACGACCACCACGAACAGCACGGTGATCCAGAACGCGTTCCAGAACAGGTGATCGCCGAAGACCTCCTGGTAGTTCCGCAATCCCACAAAGGTCTTGGTGGCCTCGAACCCGTTCCACTCGACGAGTGAGTACCAGTAGCTCGCGACGATCGGATAGACCGTG is part of the Tenggerimyces flavus genome and encodes:
- a CDS encoding ABC transporter substrate-binding protein, encoding MNTFSRRRFLQAAGAAGALALGAAACGGDSGSGSGTGGASALTWWDHQLQLQPAKKRIFEKFAKAPGGMPVDYTFNNPEKLGQALQLAKQSNQLPDVHSNAGLQVPAPQLINEGWMAPLELSSEAVANLKDVLLDGIHIFDGKVYSFPIFDYHVYTNVTWFNTKVAEQAGLDPSAPPTTYDTFRAAARAVQSKGGGAAPWTWNIGMTERTADQLNYLAQAAGFEGNTGMLFKNGEFAYHDDAYVDSLDFLLSLKKDKLMMAGSESWVDTDARGRWSAGAACYYFDGPWCPGVVLSAAPQFAESLGVAPILTPSGGAVRTYHGPQSGDYWLTPKSKHAEAANKLLSDYFTTPDYSVEVANTMSQPPRDLDAVEKSTAHAEYKKLIGWFRDTVFLAPTPVVKNVAITKVQVETKPVEPNLGTIIQGAFTGDVPDVKAALKKLSDDSSAERERAIKAAQAKGAEVSLDDYAFPDWKPGADYTLDQYK
- a CDS encoding sulfatase-like hydrolase/transferase, with product MTDRPNILLICTDQQRFNALAAYGNPEIDTPHLDRLASEGTLFENCYVQSPVCGPSRASLMTGRYVHSHGLWANGVALPRHERLFTRDLADAGYDCGLVGKLHLAACFGGRTEPRLDDGFRVFRWAHDPYPGSSENAYHRWLKASRPALYEAALDPESDVTFDSMPTEGHYSHWIGEETIDYLRASRERDKPFCFIANFFDPHHGFGAPKEYLDRYDASSLAPPRTTPDELASKPPIYTDASRKSYAGHAKGYAEYTATELAETRAAYYAMVSLVDDEVGRILAALDEEGLADDTIVVFTSDHGEMLGDHQLMLKGPMMYEFAVRVPLLVRWPAVVPAGQRKRELVQWIDLAPTMLEAAGLPPSPAHQGASLLAMLTGTSEWERDWSLCEYRDSGHPYDPPVHTTMLRHDHWKLVVHHGVPATQRDRTGELYDLAVDPDELTNLWSDPAHAAVRIALYERLLDVLVGTEDRSAPREAFW
- a CDS encoding carbohydrate ABC transporter permease, translated to MTATTTAPRPTTEQARPRRNRRSGSWLLRRLPWWIVTLVLLGGVLLWIYPFLWMVSASLKDPLEIFGSGLNLLPDTLLWENYTRAWVDADFSRYMWNTVVVTVVTVALVVIRCAMAGYAIGRYDFAGRKVVVVVLVATLFVPTGYTIIPVVEISQQLGLLNSLTGVILALTGGGHVAMILLYWGYFRQIPKELEESAVVDGAGFFTIFFRIMLPLAMPVTATATLLTFLSTWNAFFLPLVFTFSRPDLRTLSVGMQAFVGENTTDWSGMAAAATLSLLPVVILFVVLQRHFVKGLAGAIKQ
- a CDS encoding carbohydrate ABC transporter permease is translated as MSVVAAPRRTQLWVWLLLTPTVVVYGVYTVYPIVASYWYSLVEWNGFEATKTFVGLRNYQEVFGDHLFWNAFWITVLFVVVVVPAKVVLTLLLAILLNSPKLPFATFFRTAFFLPVVTTTAIVGVVMQFVFDPASGPINQLLVKIGLLDQGVNFLGDSSAALWTVAGVYVWKWFGITMIYWLAALQTVPEEVYEAARIDGAGAWQLLRRITLPLLKPFAVIIALLSIESALKIFDLMQTMTGGGPFYSTEVMEIYIYRWAFTATIPQLGYASAAAVLFGMFVCVVGLLQLLGVRAVQRARVER